A part of Solibacillus sp. FSL H8-0538 genomic DNA contains:
- a CDS encoding LysR family transcriptional regulator — MSLVKYEILNKVAEVQSFTKAADQLGLTQSAVSHAISRLEKEFGFDLIHRSRSGVKLTEDGHIMLRSMRKVLSAEELLQQEAANILGVTRGTVRIGLISTISTSWMPNIIHMMEQNYPAITIELREGDYYEIDRWLINGEIDCGFMNRTSSKQFDFMPLKRDWLLCIVSSKSPLYYMNEVDLRDIEQEQFIMPSYKGTNDVLTIFEKYGVKPTIRFNLYDENGIMSMVKHHLGISILPQLGISQLPSNVRALPLKQESFRTIGLATKQKLSPAAQKFVEVLKQWLEKNEVDLTNE; from the coding sequence ATGAGTTTAGTAAAGTATGAAATTTTGAATAAAGTGGCAGAAGTGCAAAGCTTTACAAAAGCCGCAGACCAGCTAGGATTGACGCAGTCTGCGGTTAGTCATGCGATTTCGAGACTTGAAAAGGAATTTGGGTTTGATCTTATTCATCGTAGTCGCTCCGGTGTAAAGCTGACCGAGGATGGCCATATAATGCTTCGATCAATGCGTAAAGTGTTGTCTGCGGAGGAACTTCTTCAGCAGGAAGCTGCAAATATTTTAGGTGTAACAAGGGGAACAGTGCGTATCGGGCTCATTTCAACAATTTCTACGAGCTGGATGCCAAATATAATTCATATGATGGAGCAAAATTATCCAGCTATAACAATTGAACTCCGTGAAGGGGATTACTACGAAATTGATCGATGGCTTATTAACGGGGAGATTGATTGTGGCTTTATGAACCGCACAAGCTCCAAACAATTTGATTTCATGCCTTTAAAGCGTGACTGGTTACTTTGTATTGTATCTTCAAAAAGTCCGCTATATTATATGAATGAGGTGGATTTACGCGACATCGAGCAAGAACAGTTCATCATGCCGTCTTATAAGGGGACGAATGATGTATTAACAATCTTTGAAAAATATGGCGTGAAACCGACAATTCGCTTTAACTTATATGATGAAAATGGAATCATGTCGATGGTTAAGCACCATCTAGGGATTAGCATTTTGCCTCAGCTTGGTATTTCGCAATTGCCATCCAATGTAAGAGCACTACCGCTAAAGCAGGAAAGCTTCCGAACAATTGGTCTGGCTACAAA
- a CDS encoding DMT family transporter produces MSIQGKANILMVIVTMLWGLSYTFMVMGLEVLEAYNVVALRCSIAFVIAGLLFYKKMVSINWKTITYASIQGFLLFAVFALSIFGLKTTSASNAGFILSLTVVLVPIITGFIDKRLPSRAVSFAIVSTMIGITILTLKESLTFQTGDILVAIAAVSYSIYLILNSKFTKSVESISYGIYQLGIAGIFGAVLCLVFETPQLPTNSMGWIAILGLGIICTAFCFITQAVVQQYTSPTHTGLIFSLEPIFAALFAMIFLGEALTTQLLIGGAFILAGNLVAQFEQFLVIRQVTEKVVIERPITHQNRAR; encoded by the coding sequence ATGAGTATTCAAGGAAAAGCAAATATTTTAATGGTGATTGTCACTATGTTGTGGGGTCTTTCTTATACATTTATGGTGATGGGCTTAGAGGTGTTAGAGGCGTATAATGTTGTTGCTTTACGCTGTTCCATTGCCTTTGTTATTGCAGGATTACTTTTTTACAAAAAAATGGTAAGTATTAACTGGAAGACAATTACGTACGCAAGTATTCAAGGCTTTTTACTTTTTGCTGTATTTGCCTTATCTATATTCGGATTAAAAACAACTTCTGCCTCAAACGCAGGCTTTATTCTAAGCTTAACAGTGGTTCTAGTGCCTATTATTACAGGCTTTATTGACAAGCGGCTCCCTTCTCGTGCAGTTAGCTTTGCCATTGTCTCTACAATGATTGGAATTACGATATTAACCTTGAAAGAGTCCCTTACATTCCAAACAGGGGATATCTTAGTAGCCATTGCGGCCGTTAGTTATTCGATTTACTTAATTTTAAATAGTAAATTCACGAAGTCTGTTGAATCGATTTCTTATGGTATCTATCAATTAGGTATTGCTGGTATATTCGGTGCAGTACTTTGTCTAGTATTTGAAACTCCACAACTCCCAACAAATTCAATGGGTTGGATTGCTATTTTAGGTCTTGGCATTATTTGTACAGCGTTTTGTTTCATTACACAAGCTGTTGTACAACAGTACACTTCACCTACCCATACCGGCTTAATTTTTTCACTAGAACCTATCTTTGCCGCATTGTTTGCAATGATATTCCTAGGAGAAGCATTGACAACACAGCTACTAATTGGTGGTGCGTTTATTTTGGCCGGCAATTTAGTTGCCCAGTTCGAGCAATTTTTAGTCATTCGTCAAGTTACTGAAAAAGTGGTAATAGAAAGACCTATCACACATCAAAATAGGGCGAGATGA